The Populus nigra chromosome 19, ddPopNigr1.1, whole genome shotgun sequence genome includes a window with the following:
- the LOC133680456 gene encoding allene oxide synthase 3-like — MKISPPSEETSEFSLKSIPGDYGLPFFGAIRDRLDYFYNQGRDEFFSTRVQKYESTIFKTNMPPGPFIAKNPKVIAVLDAVSFPVLFDTSKVEKFNVLDGTFFPSVSFTGGYRACAYLDPSEPKHTSLKSFFMSTLASKHNDFIPLFRASLSKLFINIEDEIVSQKKANFNKPSEAMSFDFVFRLFGDKDSSDTKVGSEGPAIVNKWLALQLAPLATLGLPKYFKYLEDIFLRTFPLPFIFVKSDYIKLYDAFYASSSSVLDKAESLGIKRDEACHNLVFLAGFNAFGGMKAWFPTLIKWVGTAGEKLHGQLANEIRTVVKEEGGVTFQALDKMILTKSVVFEALRIEPPVPFQYGKARDNIVVHSHDAAFEIKKGEMIFGYQPFATKDPRIFYDPEEFVGHRFVGDGEKLLRYVYWSNGRETEDPTAENKQCPGKDLVLLLSRVLLVEFFLRYDTFTVKTASALALGSTVTFTSLIKAKST; from the coding sequence ATGAAAATCTCTCCTCCTTCTGAAGAAACATCAGAATTCTCATTAAAATCAATCCCTGGTGACTATGGTCTCCCTTTCTTTGGTGCAATCAGAGATCGTCTAGACTATTTCTATAACCAAGGCAGAGATGAGTTCTTTAGTACGCGTGTCCAGAAATACGAATCCACAATCTTCAAAACAAACATGCCTCCTGGCCCTTTCATTGCCAAAAATCCCAAAGTCATTGCTGTTCTTGATGCAGTCTCGTTTCCAGTCCTCTTTGACACTTCTAAGGTCGAAAAATTTAACGTTCTTGATGGTACTTTCTTTCCCTCGGTATCCTTCACTGGGGGATACCGTGCTTGCGCCTATCTTGACCCTTCTGAGCCTAAACACACCTCTCTCAAATCCTTTTTTATGTCAACTCTAGCATCCAAGCACAATGACTTCATCCCTCTCTTTAGAGCTAGCTTGTCGAAGCTTTTCATTAACATTGAGGATGAAATAGTTTctcaaaagaaagcaaatttcAACAAGCCTAGTGAGGCCATGTCTTTCGACTTTGTGTTTCGTCTATTTGGAGATAAAGATTCGTCCGATACAAAGGTTGGATCGGAAGGACCTGCCATCGTAAATAAATGGTTGGCTTTACAACTTGCACCGCTTGCGACCCTAGGATTACCAAAGTATTTTAAATATCTTGAAGATATTTTCTTGCGTACATTTCCGTTGCCATTTATCTTTGTAAAGTCTGATTATATCAAGCTTTACGATGCGTTTTATGCGTCTTCGAGTTCGGTCTTAGACAAAGCTGAGAGTCTTGGGATCAAAAGAGATGAAGCTTGCCATAACCTAGTGTTTCTTGCTGGTTTTAATGCTTTTGGGGGCATGAAAGCTTGGTTTCCTACACTGATCAAGTGGGTCGGCACAGCAGGAGAGAAGTTACACGGCCAACTTGCCAATGAAATCAGGACCGTTGTTAAGGAGGAAGGCGGGGTAACTTTCCAAGCATTGGATAAGATGATTTTGACCAAGTCAGTTGTTTTTGAAGCTTTGAGGATTGAGCCTCCGGTTCCATTCCAATACGGTAAGGCCAGGGATAACATCGTGGTGCACAGTCATGATGCAGCCTTTGAGATCAAGAAAGGTGAAATGATCTTTGGATACCAACCATTTGCTACAAAGGATCCTAGGATTTTTTATGATCCTGAGGAGTTTGTAGGGCATAGGTTTGTCGGGGATGGAGAGAAGCTATTGAGGTATGTTTATTGGTCAAATGGGCGTGAGACTGAGGATCCAACAGCAGAGAATAAGCAGTGTCCAGGGAAAGATCTAGTGTTACTCCTATCCAGGGTTTTGCTGGTGGAGTTTTTCCTGCGTTATGACACATTTACTGTTAAAACAGCTAGTGCATTGGCTTTGGGGTCAACAGTGACTTTCACTTCTTTGATCAAGGCCAAGAGCACTTGA
- the LOC133680522 gene encoding cold-regulated 413 plasma membrane protein 1-like has translation MVNRVRKAREQKMGKKSYLAMRRDQGMESSLLASDFQDLTNAAKKLANHAVKLGGLGFGTTFLEWIAAFAAIYLLILDRTNWKTNILTGLLIPYIFFTLPSILFSLLRGDVGKWIAFVAVILRLFFPKRFPDWLEMPGALILLIVVAPSLFASTIRNNWIGVFICLAIACYLLQEHIRASGGFRNSFTKAHGISNTVGIILLFVYPAWALLIDLL, from the exons ATGGTCAACAGAGTGAGAAAAGCTAGAGAGCAAAAGATGGGAAAGAAAAGTTACTTGGCGATGAGGAGGGATCAGGGAATGGAGAGTAGCTTGCTTGCTTCTGATTTTCAAGACTTGACTAATGCTGCTAAGAAGCTAGCTAATCATGCTGTCAAGCTTGGTGGGTTAGGATTTGGTACCACTTTTCTTGAATGGATCGCTGCTTTTGCTGCTAT TTATCTACTGATCTTGGATCGAACGAACTGGAAAACCAACATTCTTACTGGTCTATTAATCCCTTACATTTTCTTTACTCTTCCTTCAATATTGTTCAGCCTGCTCAG AGGAGATGTTGGAAAATGGATAGCTTTCGTTGCTGTTATATTGCGTCTTTTCTTCCCAAAACGTTTCCCAG ATTGGCTTGAAATGCCTGGTGCTTTGATTCTTCTAATAGTGGTGGCTCCTAGTTTGTTTGCAAGCACGATAAGGAATAACTGGATTGGTGTGTTCATATGTCTAGCCATTGCATGTTATTTGCTGCAAGAACATATCCGGGCATCGGGTGGGTTTAGAAACTCCTTCACAAAAGCACATGGCATATCCAACACTGTTGGCATAATACTTCTGTTTGTTTATCCTGCCTGGGCATTGCTGATTGATTTGCTTTAA
- the LOC133679381 gene encoding probable CoA ligase CCL6 isoform X2 produces the protein MSMEFIVKVEESRPASDGKPSAGPVYRSIYAKDGLMDLPAGLESPWQFFSDSALKNPENKMLGRRQVIDSKVGPYVWLTYKEVYDSAMRMGSAMRRRGVNPGDRCGIYGSNCPEWITAMEACDSQAITYVPLYDTLGPNAVEFIINHAEVSIAFVQENKLSSILSCLPKCSSNLKTIVSFGKISDMQKKEADELGVSCFSWEEFPQLGSLDCELPPKHKTDVCTIMYTSGTTGEPKGVILTNGALMAEVLSVDQLLFLTDRVAAEEDSYFSFLPLAHVYDQVIETYCIYKGASIGFWRGDVRYLMEDIQELKPSIFCGVPRVYDRIYTGTLAKVSAGGGLKKKLFDFAYNYKLGYLEKGFPQEKAAPLLDRLVFDKTKQALGGRVRILLSGAAPLPKHVEEFLRVTSCSTLSQGYGLTESCGGCFTSIGNVYPMVGTVGVPMTTIESRLESVPEMGYDALSSVPRGEICLRGSTLFSGYHKREDLTNEVVVDGWFHTGDIGEWQPNGAMKIIDRKKNIFKLSQGEYVAVENLENVYLRCPLITSIWVYGNSFESFLVAVVVPDRQALEDWAAKHNETDDFKSLCKNLKARKYILDELNSIGKTNNLRGFEMLKAVHLEPHPFDMERDLITPTFKLKRPQLLKCYKDCIDQLYSDAKGLKP, from the exons ATGTCAATGGAATTCATCGTAAAAGTTGAAGAATCAAGACCTGCAAGTGATGGAAAACCATCAGCAGGGCCTGTTTACAGGTCCATTTATGCCAAAGATGGCCTCATGGATTTGCCTGCAGGACTAGAGTCTCCTTGGCAGTTCTTTAG TGATTCTGCTCTCAAGAACCCTGAAAACAAAATGCTAGGTAGGCGGCAAGTCATTGATTCCAAG GTGGGTCCTTATGTGTGGCTGACATACAAAGAGGTTTATGATTCTGCCATGAGGATGGGTTCCGCAATGAGGAGACGCGGTGTCAATCCT GGAGACCGTTGCGGTATATATGGTTCCAACTGCCCAGAATGGATCACTGCTATGGAG GCTTGCGACAGCCAGGCCATAACATATGTACCACTGTATGACACTCTTG GGCCTAATGCTGTGGAGTTCATCATCAATCATGCTGAAGTTTCAATAGCCTTTGTCCAAGAGAACAAGCTCTCTTCT ATTCTATCTTGCCTTCCAAAGTgctcttcaaatttaaaaa CTATTGTCAGCTTTGGAAAAATTTCTGACATGCAAAAGAAGGAAGCTGATGAACTAGGGGTATCTTGCTTTTCATGGGAAGAATTTCCTCAGTTG GGGAGTTTGGATTGTGAATTACCTCCAAAACACAAGACTGATGTCTGCACAATAATGTACACTAGTGGAACAACAGGAGAACCAAAAGGTGTCATCCTTACCAACGGGGCTCTTATGGCAGAAGTATTGTCTGTGGACCAGCTACTTTTTCTGACAGACAGAGTG GCTGCAGAAGAAGATTCATACTTCTCTTTCCTACCCTTGGCCCATGTATATGATCAAGTAATTGAGACCTATTGCATCTACAAAGGTGCCTCAATAGGATTTTGGCGAGGG GATGTAAGATACTTGATGGAGGACATCCAAGAACTGAAGCCAAGTATATTTTGTGGGGTTCCTAGAGTTTATGACCGCATATATACTG GAACACTTGCTAAGGTTTCAGCTGGAGGTGGATTAAAGAAGAAGTTATTTGATTTTGCCTATAACTA CAAGTTGGGTTATCTAGAGAAGGGATTTCCACAAGAGAAAGCAGCACCCCTCCTGGACAGGCTTGTCTTCGATAAG ACAAAGCAAGCACTAGGGGGGAGAGTACGTATCTTGTTATCTGGTGCTGCTCCTTTGCCTAAGCATGTAGAGGAGTTTTTGAGGGTCACATCCTGTTCTACTTTATCACAGGGATATG GTCTCACTGAAAGTTGTGGGGGCTGTTTCACATCCATAGGCAATGTGTATCCCATGGTGGGAACTGTTGGAGTGCCCATGACAACCATTGAATCAAGACTCGAGTCTGTGCCAGAGATGGGATATGATGCATTATCCAGTGTTCCGAGGGGAGAGATTTGCCTGAGGGGAAGTACATTGTTCTCTGGTTACCACAAGCGAGAAGATCTAACTAATGAAGTCGTCGTTGATGGATGGTTTCATACAG GTGACATTGGAGAATGGCAACCCAATGGAGCAATGAAGATTATTGACAGGAAAAAGAACATATTTAAGCTATCTCAAGGTGAATACGTTGCGGTAGAGAACCTTGAAAATGTCTACCTGCGATGCCCTCTTATAACATCG ATTTGGGTCTATGGAAACAGTTTCGAATCATTTCTTGTTGCTGTAGTTGTCCCTGACAGACAGGCGCTTGAGGATTGGGCTGCAAAGCATAACGAGACTGATGATTTTAAATCGTTATGCAAAAATCTGAAGGCAAGGAAATATATACTCGATGAGCTCAATAGCATTGGTAAAACAAACAAC CTTAGAGGATTTGAAATGTTAAAAGCTGTTCATTTGGAACCACATCCATTTGATATGGAGAGGGACCTGATAACCCCTACATTTAAGCTCAAGAGGCCACAATTACTCAAATGTTACAAG GACTGCATTGATCAACTGTACAGTGACGCAAAGGGCTTGAAGCCATGA
- the LOC133679381 gene encoding probable CoA ligase CCL6 isoform X1 encodes MSMEFIVKVEESRPASDGKPSAGPVYRSIYAKDGLMDLPAGLESPWQFFSDSALKNPENKMLGRRQVIDSKQVGPYVWLTYKEVYDSAMRMGSAMRRRGVNPGDRCGIYGSNCPEWITAMEACDSQAITYVPLYDTLGPNAVEFIINHAEVSIAFVQENKLSSILSCLPKCSSNLKTIVSFGKISDMQKKEADELGVSCFSWEEFPQLGSLDCELPPKHKTDVCTIMYTSGTTGEPKGVILTNGALMAEVLSVDQLLFLTDRVAAEEDSYFSFLPLAHVYDQVIETYCIYKGASIGFWRGDVRYLMEDIQELKPSIFCGVPRVYDRIYTGTLAKVSAGGGLKKKLFDFAYNYKLGYLEKGFPQEKAAPLLDRLVFDKTKQALGGRVRILLSGAAPLPKHVEEFLRVTSCSTLSQGYGLTESCGGCFTSIGNVYPMVGTVGVPMTTIESRLESVPEMGYDALSSVPRGEICLRGSTLFSGYHKREDLTNEVVVDGWFHTGDIGEWQPNGAMKIIDRKKNIFKLSQGEYVAVENLENVYLRCPLITSIWVYGNSFESFLVAVVVPDRQALEDWAAKHNETDDFKSLCKNLKARKYILDELNSIGKTNNLRGFEMLKAVHLEPHPFDMERDLITPTFKLKRPQLLKCYKDCIDQLYSDAKGLKP; translated from the exons ATGTCAATGGAATTCATCGTAAAAGTTGAAGAATCAAGACCTGCAAGTGATGGAAAACCATCAGCAGGGCCTGTTTACAGGTCCATTTATGCCAAAGATGGCCTCATGGATTTGCCTGCAGGACTAGAGTCTCCTTGGCAGTTCTTTAG TGATTCTGCTCTCAAGAACCCTGAAAACAAAATGCTAGGTAGGCGGCAAGTCATTGATTCCAAG CAGGTGGGTCCTTATGTGTGGCTGACATACAAAGAGGTTTATGATTCTGCCATGAGGATGGGTTCCGCAATGAGGAGACGCGGTGTCAATCCT GGAGACCGTTGCGGTATATATGGTTCCAACTGCCCAGAATGGATCACTGCTATGGAG GCTTGCGACAGCCAGGCCATAACATATGTACCACTGTATGACACTCTTG GGCCTAATGCTGTGGAGTTCATCATCAATCATGCTGAAGTTTCAATAGCCTTTGTCCAAGAGAACAAGCTCTCTTCT ATTCTATCTTGCCTTCCAAAGTgctcttcaaatttaaaaa CTATTGTCAGCTTTGGAAAAATTTCTGACATGCAAAAGAAGGAAGCTGATGAACTAGGGGTATCTTGCTTTTCATGGGAAGAATTTCCTCAGTTG GGGAGTTTGGATTGTGAATTACCTCCAAAACACAAGACTGATGTCTGCACAATAATGTACACTAGTGGAACAACAGGAGAACCAAAAGGTGTCATCCTTACCAACGGGGCTCTTATGGCAGAAGTATTGTCTGTGGACCAGCTACTTTTTCTGACAGACAGAGTG GCTGCAGAAGAAGATTCATACTTCTCTTTCCTACCCTTGGCCCATGTATATGATCAAGTAATTGAGACCTATTGCATCTACAAAGGTGCCTCAATAGGATTTTGGCGAGGG GATGTAAGATACTTGATGGAGGACATCCAAGAACTGAAGCCAAGTATATTTTGTGGGGTTCCTAGAGTTTATGACCGCATATATACTG GAACACTTGCTAAGGTTTCAGCTGGAGGTGGATTAAAGAAGAAGTTATTTGATTTTGCCTATAACTA CAAGTTGGGTTATCTAGAGAAGGGATTTCCACAAGAGAAAGCAGCACCCCTCCTGGACAGGCTTGTCTTCGATAAG ACAAAGCAAGCACTAGGGGGGAGAGTACGTATCTTGTTATCTGGTGCTGCTCCTTTGCCTAAGCATGTAGAGGAGTTTTTGAGGGTCACATCCTGTTCTACTTTATCACAGGGATATG GTCTCACTGAAAGTTGTGGGGGCTGTTTCACATCCATAGGCAATGTGTATCCCATGGTGGGAACTGTTGGAGTGCCCATGACAACCATTGAATCAAGACTCGAGTCTGTGCCAGAGATGGGATATGATGCATTATCCAGTGTTCCGAGGGGAGAGATTTGCCTGAGGGGAAGTACATTGTTCTCTGGTTACCACAAGCGAGAAGATCTAACTAATGAAGTCGTCGTTGATGGATGGTTTCATACAG GTGACATTGGAGAATGGCAACCCAATGGAGCAATGAAGATTATTGACAGGAAAAAGAACATATTTAAGCTATCTCAAGGTGAATACGTTGCGGTAGAGAACCTTGAAAATGTCTACCTGCGATGCCCTCTTATAACATCG ATTTGGGTCTATGGAAACAGTTTCGAATCATTTCTTGTTGCTGTAGTTGTCCCTGACAGACAGGCGCTTGAGGATTGGGCTGCAAAGCATAACGAGACTGATGATTTTAAATCGTTATGCAAAAATCTGAAGGCAAGGAAATATATACTCGATGAGCTCAATAGCATTGGTAAAACAAACAAC CTTAGAGGATTTGAAATGTTAAAAGCTGTTCATTTGGAACCACATCCATTTGATATGGAGAGGGACCTGATAACCCCTACATTTAAGCTCAAGAGGCCACAATTACTCAAATGTTACAAG GACTGCATTGATCAACTGTACAGTGACGCAAAGGGCTTGAAGCCATGA